One part of the Sorangiineae bacterium MSr11954 genome encodes these proteins:
- a CDS encoding ABC transporter permease, with translation MFQIAIQSLLFDRRKLVAALAGVAFAATLVVVQLGLYQGFLSISSQLISRVGGDLWVMAKGTEVIDNAETISAGTRAVAASQPCVEQVRGMILAWAFVRKSGTLVTSVNLIGYDSAPHDMVPWTLNEGLPGDLHRPMRVAVDATELRKLRLPDHPIGSSLLVNGKPSLVTALSKGIRSFTLFPYVFADLGNARRIAGIAEGDVTFWIVTVKEPGCVALLKSLVQSRSDLQIKTTGEFREMTESYWVGASGVGAVLTFSASLGLIVGVVLVGQTLFSMTRDHAKELATWKAMGASSLELVQFVGWQAAFLAVVGSALGMAAALALQRGGADVGLPIVYTPGVLLRAAAAIVAMCAFASFGSVRSVLKLDPFEVLL, from the coding sequence ATGTTCCAGATTGCCATTCAGTCGCTGCTCTTCGATCGAAGGAAGCTCGTCGCGGCGCTCGCGGGGGTGGCGTTCGCGGCGACGTTGGTGGTCGTGCAGCTCGGGCTCTACCAGGGGTTTCTCTCGATCTCGTCGCAGCTCATTTCGCGGGTCGGCGGCGATCTATGGGTCATGGCCAAGGGGACCGAGGTGATCGACAACGCGGAGACCATTTCGGCCGGGACGCGCGCCGTGGCCGCCTCCCAGCCGTGCGTGGAGCAAGTCCGGGGGATGATCTTGGCCTGGGCCTTCGTCCGAAAGTCCGGCACCTTGGTCACCAGCGTCAACCTGATCGGGTACGACTCGGCGCCGCACGATATGGTCCCATGGACCTTGAACGAGGGCCTGCCCGGCGATCTCCACCGCCCCATGCGGGTCGCCGTGGACGCGACGGAGCTGCGCAAGCTGCGGTTGCCGGATCATCCCATCGGCTCCTCGTTGCTCGTCAATGGGAAGCCCTCGCTGGTCACCGCCCTGTCCAAAGGGATCCGGTCGTTTACGCTCTTTCCTTACGTCTTTGCCGATCTGGGCAACGCGCGGCGCATCGCGGGCATCGCCGAGGGCGATGTCACGTTTTGGATCGTCACCGTCAAGGAGCCGGGGTGCGTCGCGCTCTTGAAGTCGCTCGTCCAGAGCCGCTCGGATCTGCAGATCAAGACCACCGGCGAGTTTCGGGAGATGACCGAGTCGTATTGGGTGGGCGCGTCGGGCGTGGGGGCGGTGCTGACCTTCAGCGCGTCGCTCGGCCTCATCGTCGGCGTCGTGCTGGTGGGGCAGACGCTCTTTTCCATGACCCGCGACCACGCCAAGGAGCTCGCGACCTGGAAGGCGATGGGCGCATCGTCCCTCGAGCTGGTGCAGTTCGTCGGATGGCAGGCCGCGTTTCTGGCGGTGGTCGGCAGCGCGCTGGGGATGGCGGCCGCGCTCGCGCTCCAGCGGGGCGGCGCCGACGTGGGGCTCCCCATCGTCTACACCCCCGGCGTCTTGCTCCGGGCGGCCGCCGCCATCGTGGCCATGTGCGCCTTCGCCAGCTTCGGGAGCGTTCGCAGCGTCTTGAAGCTCGATCCGTTCGAGGTGCTCCTATGA